One window of the Mycobacterium haemophilum DSM 44634 genome contains the following:
- a CDS encoding nucleoside 2-deoxyribosyltransferase has product MRVFVAAPFGSYLDADGVFDPHFRRQLEEFYDCLSGAGFEYFSAQVNENWGSTPLLPRDCVPIDYKELASSDVVVAVLGRPPSLGVAVELGWASALQKPILILGTSIAASSMIAGLDRVADVRFIDKDLGHGPDATGLALGRLVCDHLSTLSGTTVNGDAW; this is encoded by the coding sequence GTGAGAGTCTTTGTTGCGGCGCCGTTCGGGAGCTACCTCGACGCCGACGGTGTCTTCGATCCTCATTTCAGGAGGCAACTCGAGGAGTTCTATGACTGTCTAAGTGGTGCGGGCTTCGAGTACTTCTCCGCGCAAGTCAACGAGAATTGGGGATCCACCCCACTGCTGCCGCGTGACTGCGTACCGATCGACTATAAGGAATTGGCGTCCTCGGACGTGGTGGTCGCGGTGCTGGGAAGGCCCCCGTCTCTCGGCGTTGCAGTCGAACTCGGTTGGGCCAGCGCACTTCAGAAGCCAATCCTGATCCTTGGCACCTCGATCGCCGCCAGTTCGATGATCGCAGGCCTCGACCGCGTCGCCGATGTGCGGTTTATCGATAAGGATCTTGGCCACGGTCCCGATGCAACCGGCCTGGCTCTTGGCAGACTCGTCTGCGACCACCTCTCAACCCTGAGCGGTACCACCGTTAACGGGGATGCATGGTGA
- a CDS encoding bifunctional diguanylate cyclase/phosphodiesterase: MSNDCWEDQLIAEQHYRQLLDHCPDMILVHEGGRFVYMNPAGVRWLGGTSEEQFIGRRVTEIVHPGEIHAVLARIASLRCVGDSSGPTPETLRRLDGTTMDVEVVSVLTRWNGKLAYLVIMHDLSAQKAAEKTLRYQAALVNYVSDAIIATTVTGIVTSWNPAAETIYHCPAAKALGRPVSEAVGAPLDPAAIVSNGGVARVAHRTSGGTVLSVRVSAAAMDDGFVLVCTDQTALLQAEQHFQTVVDSLGEGVVVLDSEGRVESVNPAALRILGVDSSDRVYDSARRVAIIPIIQPDGRIVNPDQRALFEFLKTQASQTRCVLGVDCAGDGQRVWLSANGQLLDPDNPQSSSVLLSFIDITAQHAASQRLAYEAAHDGLTGLPNRGHVLSHMSRHLDERDPAGRGAVLFIDLDKFKAVNDSLGHEAGDILLKTAAHRLKAAFRAGDVVGRLGGDEFIALVQGEISQTGLNQLVERIHAALAKPVSVRGAEVAVTASIGIAVIAKDDPRNSRQIVRDAEAAMYHAKSSGGKMSRYFMHQLPQPNH; this comes from the coding sequence ATGAGTAACGACTGCTGGGAAGATCAGCTCATTGCGGAGCAGCATTACCGCCAGCTGCTTGACCATTGCCCTGACATGATCCTGGTGCACGAAGGCGGCCGGTTCGTGTATATGAACCCGGCCGGGGTCAGGTGGCTGGGTGGGACCTCCGAAGAGCAGTTCATTGGCCGCCGGGTCACCGAAATAGTGCATCCCGGCGAAATCCATGCGGTCCTGGCACGCATCGCCTCGCTGCGCTGCGTCGGGGACAGTTCGGGCCCAACTCCGGAGACCTTGCGGCGTTTGGACGGCACCACGATGGACGTGGAGGTGGTGTCGGTCTTAACGAGGTGGAACGGCAAACTGGCTTATTTGGTCATCATGCACGACCTGAGCGCTCAAAAGGCCGCCGAAAAGACGCTGCGTTATCAGGCCGCTTTGGTCAACTATGTCAGTGACGCCATCATCGCCACCACCGTCACCGGCATTGTCACCAGCTGGAACCCGGCAGCTGAAACGATCTATCACTGCCCAGCAGCAAAGGCGTTGGGGCGGCCGGTGAGCGAGGCGGTCGGTGCGCCATTGGATCCGGCGGCAATTGTCTCCAATGGAGGTGTGGCCCGGGTTGCGCACCGCACCTCAGGCGGCACAGTCTTGTCTGTGCGGGTGTCGGCCGCCGCAATGGATGACGGGTTTGTGTTGGTATGCACTGATCAAACGGCCCTACTGCAGGCTGAGCAGCACTTCCAGACCGTCGTGGATTCACTCGGCGAGGGCGTGGTGGTACTAGACAGTGAGGGGCGCGTTGAATCGGTCAACCCCGCAGCACTACGAATTCTGGGTGTGGATTCCAGTGATCGCGTTTACGATTCAGCTAGACGTGTTGCGATAATTCCGATCATCCAACCCGATGGTCGAATAGTTAACCCGGATCAGCGAGCCCTGTTTGAATTCCTTAAGACGCAGGCTAGTCAGACCCGCTGCGTTCTTGGAGTGGACTGTGCCGGTGATGGGCAACGGGTCTGGCTGTCAGCAAACGGTCAGCTACTTGACCCAGATAATCCGCAAAGCTCGTCGGTGCTGCTCTCCTTTATCGATATCACCGCCCAACACGCCGCCAGCCAGCGGCTTGCCTATGAGGCCGCGCACGATGGGCTGACCGGCCTGCCTAACCGCGGTCACGTGCTGTCCCATATGTCACGGCACCTCGACGAGCGGGATCCGGCCGGGCGAGGAGCGGTGCTTTTTATTGATCTGGACAAATTCAAGGCAGTCAACGACTCGTTGGGCCATGAGGCCGGTGACATCCTGCTGAAGACCGCGGCCCATAGGCTCAAGGCGGCGTTTCGGGCCGGCGATGTCGTCGGCCGCTTGGGCGGCGACGAATTCATCGCCCTAGTCCAAGGTGAAATCTCCCAGACGGGGTTGAACCAACTTGTCGAACGGATCCATGCCGCGCTGGCTAAACCCGTAAGTGTTCGAGGTGCCGAGGTGGCGGTAACTGCCAGCATAGGCATTGCGGTAATTGCCAAGGATGACCCGCGCAACTCTAGGCAGATTGTGCGTGACGCCGAGGCCGCTATGTATCATGCGAAATCATCGGGGGGAAAGATGAGCCGTTATTTCATGCATCAATTGCCCCAGCCAAATCACTAG
- a CDS encoding carbon starvation CstA family protein, producing the protein MTERIAEKEREHQRVSFLHTDTDLPPVAIIDRSPMTLRHKVIFGIIAVIGAIAWAIIALVRGETVNAVWFVVAAICTYIIAYRFYARLIEMKIVRPRDDHATPAEIFENGTDYLPTDRRVLFGHHFAAIAGAGPLVGPVLATQMGYLPGAIWIIIGATLGGCVQDYLVLWISTRRRGRSLGQMARDELGPIGGAAALVGALVIIVIVIAVLALIVVRALAHSPWGVFSIAMTIPIALFMGCYLRFLRPGRVTEVSIVGFGLLLLAVAGGHWVAETPWGASWFSLSPVTLCWCLIIYGFAAAVLPVWLLLAPRDYLSTFMKVGAIALLAVGICIAQPAMQAPAISRFAAHGDGPVFAGTLFPFLFVTIACGALSGFHALISSGTTPKLLEKESQMRLIGYGGMLTESFVAVIALITASIINQHLYFTLNAPAAQTGGTAATAAEYVNGLGLSGAPVTADQITQAAGGVGEQSIVSRTGGAPTLAWGMSEVLQRVFGGASLKGFWYHFAIMFEALFILTTLDAGTRVSRFMLSDTLGNVGGPLAKLRNPSWRPGVWICSLVMVSAWGSILLMGVTDPLGGINTLFPLFGIANQLLAGISLTVITVVVIKKGLLKWAWIPGVPLLGDLAVTLTASWQKIFSADPAIGYWAQHFQYLAAKNAGKTTFGAAKNPHQLNEVIRNTSIQGTLSVIFAAVVVVVFVAGVVVALKTIRGAGRPLTEDDPVPSKLFAPSGLIPTAAERKLQRRWDAWPSTGRPIE; encoded by the coding sequence GTGACAGAGCGCATCGCAGAAAAGGAACGCGAGCACCAACGGGTCAGCTTCCTCCACACCGACACCGATCTGCCCCCCGTCGCGATCATCGACCGCTCCCCCATGACCCTGCGTCACAAGGTCATCTTCGGGATCATCGCCGTGATCGGTGCCATCGCCTGGGCGATCATCGCTTTGGTCCGCGGCGAGACCGTAAACGCGGTCTGGTTTGTGGTCGCGGCGATCTGCACCTACATCATCGCGTACCGGTTCTATGCCCGGTTGATTGAAATGAAGATCGTTCGTCCGCGTGATGATCACGCCACACCGGCTGAGATTTTCGAAAACGGCACCGACTACCTGCCAACCGACCGGCGCGTGCTGTTCGGCCATCACTTCGCCGCGATCGCTGGAGCCGGGCCCCTCGTCGGTCCGGTCCTAGCTACCCAAATGGGTTATCTACCGGGCGCCATCTGGATCATCATCGGCGCGACGTTGGGTGGCTGCGTGCAGGACTACCTGGTGTTGTGGATATCCACCCGGCGCCGGGGCCGTTCGCTAGGCCAGATGGCACGCGATGAACTCGGCCCCATCGGTGGGGCGGCCGCCCTGGTCGGGGCCCTGGTCATCATCGTGATCGTGATCGCGGTGCTGGCGCTGATCGTGGTGCGGGCACTAGCGCACAGCCCGTGGGGCGTGTTCTCCATCGCCATGACTATCCCAATCGCGCTTTTTATGGGCTGCTACCTGAGGTTCCTGCGTCCCGGGCGGGTAACCGAGGTATCGATCGTCGGGTTCGGGCTACTGCTGCTCGCGGTGGCCGGCGGCCACTGGGTCGCCGAAACACCCTGGGGCGCCTCCTGGTTCAGTCTGTCGCCGGTGACCTTGTGCTGGTGCCTCATCATTTACGGTTTCGCCGCGGCGGTGCTTCCGGTGTGGTTACTGCTGGCGCCGCGCGACTACCTGTCGACATTCATGAAAGTCGGCGCCATCGCGTTGCTCGCGGTCGGCATCTGCATCGCCCAGCCGGCCATGCAGGCACCCGCAATCTCGCGGTTCGCCGCTCACGGCGACGGGCCAGTGTTCGCCGGCACGCTGTTCCCGTTCTTGTTCGTCACCATCGCGTGCGGCGCGCTGTCCGGATTCCACGCCCTGATCTCATCCGGGACAACACCTAAGTTGCTGGAAAAAGAAAGCCAGATGCGGCTGATCGGCTACGGCGGCATGCTCACCGAGTCCTTCGTTGCTGTCATAGCGCTGATCACCGCGTCGATCATCAACCAGCATCTGTACTTCACCCTCAACGCGCCGGCCGCGCAGACCGGCGGCACCGCGGCAACCGCCGCGGAGTATGTCAATGGCCTCGGTCTGTCAGGCGCACCGGTGACGGCCGATCAGATCACTCAAGCCGCCGGCGGTGTCGGCGAACAGTCGATTGTGTCGCGCACCGGCGGAGCACCAACACTGGCATGGGGCATGTCCGAGGTACTGCAGCGTGTCTTCGGCGGCGCCAGCCTCAAGGGATTCTGGTATCACTTCGCCATCATGTTCGAGGCGCTGTTCATCTTGACCACCCTCGATGCGGGCACCCGGGTGAGCCGCTTCATGCTCTCCGACACCCTGGGCAACGTGGGCGGCCCGCTGGCCAAGCTGCGAAATCCGAGTTGGCGCCCCGGCGTGTGGATCTGCAGCCTGGTCATGGTCAGCGCGTGGGGCAGCATCCTGCTGATGGGCGTCACCGATCCGCTCGGTGGCATCAACACCCTGTTCCCGCTCTTCGGAATTGCTAACCAGCTCCTCGCGGGTATTTCGCTGACTGTCATCACCGTGGTGGTGATCAAAAAGGGCCTTCTGAAATGGGCTTGGATTCCCGGAGTTCCGCTGCTAGGGGATCTGGCGGTCACGCTGACAGCGTCCTGGCAGAAAATCTTCTCCGCGGATCCGGCCATCGGCTACTGGGCGCAGCATTTCCAATACCTAGCGGCGAAAAATGCCGGCAAGACGACGTTCGGCGCGGCGAAGAACCCGCATCAGCTCAACGAGGTCATCAGGAACACCTCGATTCAGGGCACCCTGTCGGTGATCTTCGCCGCGGTTGTCGTCGTTGTGTTCGTCGCTGGAGTGGTCGTCGCGCTCAAGACAATTCGCGGCGCAGGCAGGCCGCTGACCGAGGATGACCCCGTGCCGTCGAAGTTGTTCGCGCCCTCCGGGCTGATTCCCACCGCCGCGGAGCGAAAGTTGCAAAGACGATGGGACGCCTGGCCATCGACTGGGCGTCCCATCGAGTAG
- a CDS encoding ATP-dependent DNA ligase, with protein sequence MLFFDVAATSRDVGGTSSRLSKVARIAELLRAAAPDAHVVAIIVSWLSGELPQRRIGVGWASLRSQPAAAPQPVLSVTDVDATFSEIGAVSGTGAQTRRGELVARLFAAATETEQLFLRRLLGGELRQGALAGIMADAVAVAAEIPAAAVQRAAMLGGDLPAVAAAALSGGPAAGRAALDAFTLRVGQPVSPMLAQTATGVADALERHGGTTIFETKLDGARVQIHRAGTEVTVYTRSLDDVTARLPEVVEATLTLPVRDLIADGEAIALRPDNRPHRFQVTASRFGRSLDVVAARAAQQLSVFFFDILHCDGIDLLDAPTTGRLTALDALVPPLHRVDRLLTSDPSEANNFLNATLAAGHEGVVAKSPAAPYQAGRRGAGWLKVKPVHTLDLVVLAVEWGSGRRYGKLSNIHLGARDPSTGGFLMLGKTFKGMTDEMLDWQTARFRELAIGGTDGYVVTLRPEQVVEVAFDGVQSSSRYPSGLALRFARVVRYRDDKSPAEADTIDAVRALF encoded by the coding sequence GTGCTGTTTTTCGACGTGGCTGCCACGTCGCGCGATGTTGGCGGCACCTCGTCGCGGCTGTCCAAGGTTGCGCGCATCGCTGAGCTGCTGCGCGCTGCCGCGCCCGACGCCCACGTGGTCGCGATCATCGTGTCGTGGCTCTCCGGTGAACTGCCCCAACGCCGTATCGGCGTCGGCTGGGCGTCGCTGCGGTCACAACCCGCGGCGGCACCGCAGCCGGTGTTGAGTGTTACCGACGTCGACGCCACCTTCTCCGAGATCGGCGCGGTGTCCGGCACAGGAGCCCAAACCCGGCGTGGCGAACTCGTCGCGCGGTTATTCGCTGCCGCAACCGAAACCGAACAGCTCTTTTTGCGCCGGCTACTGGGTGGTGAGCTGCGCCAGGGTGCGCTGGCCGGGATCATGGCCGACGCCGTGGCCGTCGCCGCCGAAATCCCCGCTGCCGCCGTGCAGCGTGCGGCAATGCTGGGCGGCGATCTGCCCGCGGTGGCAGCCGCCGCGCTGTCCGGGGGACCCGCAGCAGGGCGAGCGGCGCTGGATGCATTTACGCTGCGCGTGGGCCAGCCCGTCAGCCCGATGCTCGCGCAGACCGCGACCGGCGTCGCTGATGCGCTCGAACGCCACGGTGGCACAACCATTTTCGAAACTAAGCTGGATGGCGCTCGAGTGCAGATCCACCGGGCCGGCACCGAGGTCACGGTCTACACCCGAAGCCTTGACGACGTCACTGCCCGGTTGCCGGAGGTGGTGGAGGCGACGCTGACGTTGCCGGTGCGCGACCTTATCGCCGACGGCGAGGCGATCGCACTGCGGCCAGACAACCGGCCGCACCGCTTCCAGGTGACGGCATCACGCTTCGGCCGGTCGCTCGATGTCGTCGCAGCCCGTGCAGCACAACAACTTTCGGTGTTCTTCTTCGACATCCTGCACTGCGACGGCATCGACCTGCTCGACGCGCCGACCACCGGCCGACTGACCGCCCTCGATGCGCTGGTCCCACCGCTGCATCGGGTCGACCGGCTACTCACGTCAGACCCGTCAGAAGCCAACAACTTTCTGAACGCGACGCTGGCCGCCGGCCACGAAGGAGTGGTGGCCAAGTCACCGGCCGCGCCCTACCAAGCGGGCCGTCGCGGAGCTGGCTGGCTGAAGGTCAAACCGGTGCACACGCTCGACCTGGTGGTACTGGCCGTGGAATGGGGGTCTGGGCGCCGGTACGGGAAACTCTCCAATATTCATCTGGGCGCACGTGATCCGAGCACTGGCGGATTCCTGATGTTGGGCAAAACATTCAAGGGCATGACCGACGAGATGCTGGACTGGCAGACCGCCCGGTTTCGCGAACTGGCCATCGGCGGAACAGATGGTTACGTGGTCACATTGCGCCCCGAGCAGGTGGTCGAGGTGGCGTTCGACGGCGTACAAAGCTCGTCACGCTACCCCAGCGGGCTGGCGCTGCGATTTGCCCGGGTGGTTCGTTACCGCGACGACAAAAGCCCGGCCGAAGCCGACACCATCGACGCCGTGCGCGCGCTGTTCTGA
- a CDS encoding acyl-CoA dehydrogenase: MGIALTDDHRELAEVARAFLIAQKARWAARSLLDTADEARPGFWSDMVELGWLGLHVDEEYGGSGYGLPELVVVIEELGRAVAPGPFVPTVIASAVIASDGTADHKAQLLPGLIDGSVTAGIGLDSQARVTDGGTADGEAGIVLGAGLAELLLIAAGDDVLVLERDRVGVSVDMPENLDPTRRCGRVRLRNVSVTADDILPGARESVLARARTLLAAEAVGGASDCVDAAVGYAKVRQQFGRTIATFQAVKHHCANMLVAAESAVAAVWDAARAASQDEEQFRLAAAVAAALAFPAYARNAELNIQVHGGIGFTWEHDAHLHLRRALVSAALLGGDAPAADVFDRTAAGAVRANSLDLPAEAEELRIQIRADAAEIAALDKKSQRDKLIETGYVMPHWPQPWGRAADAVEQLVIDEEFRAAGIKRPDYSITGWVILTLIQHGTPWQIERFVEKALRQEEIWCQLFSEPDAGSDAASVKTRATRSDGGWKITGQKVWTSGAQYCHRGLATVRTDPDAPKHAGITTVIIDMKAVGVEVRPLRQITGGSEFNEVFFNDVFVPDEDVVGAPNSGWTVARATLGNERVSIGGSGSFYQGLAAQLVQLAQQRADRLAGAEIRVGTYLAEDHALRLLNLRRAARSVEGAGPGPEGNITKLKLAEHMVEGAAISAALLGPEVALLDGPGAVAGRLIMGARGMAIAGGTSEVTRNQIAERILGMPRDPLIN; this comes from the coding sequence ATGGGTATCGCACTGACCGACGACCATCGTGAACTCGCCGAGGTAGCTCGCGCGTTCTTGATCGCGCAGAAGGCACGCTGGGCGGCCCGATCACTACTCGATACAGCCGACGAGGCCCGGCCTGGATTCTGGTCTGACATGGTGGAACTCGGCTGGCTCGGTCTGCATGTGGACGAAGAGTACGGTGGTTCCGGCTACGGGTTGCCCGAACTCGTGGTAGTGATCGAAGAACTGGGTCGCGCGGTGGCGCCGGGGCCATTCGTCCCGACCGTGATCGCGTCGGCGGTGATCGCCAGCGACGGCACCGCCGATCACAAGGCGCAGCTGCTGCCCGGGCTGATCGACGGGAGCGTCACGGCGGGCATCGGGCTGGACAGCCAGGCGCGGGTCACAGACGGTGGCACAGCCGACGGCGAGGCCGGAATTGTGTTGGGTGCTGGGCTGGCCGAGCTGCTGCTGATCGCCGCCGGTGACGATGTGCTGGTGTTGGAACGCGACCGCGTGGGCGTGTCGGTGGACATGCCCGAAAACCTCGATCCGACCCGGCGTTGCGGGCGCGTCCGGCTGCGCAACGTCAGCGTCACCGCCGACGACATCTTGCCGGGGGCACGGGAATCGGTGCTGGCCCGGGCGCGCACGTTGCTGGCTGCCGAGGCGGTGGGCGGGGCGTCGGACTGCGTCGATGCCGCCGTCGGGTATGCCAAGGTGCGTCAGCAATTTGGCCGCACCATCGCCACGTTCCAGGCGGTCAAGCATCATTGCGCGAACATGCTGGTGGCCGCCGAGTCGGCGGTCGCCGCGGTCTGGGACGCCGCACGCGCGGCATCGCAGGATGAGGAGCAATTCCGGCTGGCCGCCGCGGTGGCGGCCGCGCTGGCGTTCCCCGCCTACGCCCGCAATGCCGAACTCAACATCCAGGTGCATGGTGGCATCGGCTTCACCTGGGAACACGATGCGCACCTCCACCTGCGGCGGGCGCTGGTCAGTGCGGCACTGCTGGGCGGCGACGCGCCGGCCGCCGATGTCTTCGATCGCACCGCGGCGGGTGCTGTCCGGGCCAACAGCCTGGACTTACCGGCCGAAGCCGAAGAACTACGCATCCAGATCCGCGCTGACGCAGCCGAGATCGCCGCCCTGGACAAGAAGTCGCAGCGCGACAAGCTGATCGAGACCGGCTACGTGATGCCGCATTGGCCCCAACCGTGGGGTCGCGCGGCCGACGCCGTGGAGCAGCTGGTGATCGACGAGGAGTTCCGCGCGGCCGGCATCAAACGCCCGGACTACTCGATTACCGGCTGGGTGATCCTGACCCTGATCCAGCACGGAACACCTTGGCAAATTGAAAGATTCGTGGAGAAGGCGCTGCGTCAGGAGGAGATCTGGTGTCAGCTATTCTCCGAACCCGACGCGGGATCGGATGCCGCGTCCGTCAAGACCCGGGCCACGCGATCCGACGGCGGCTGGAAGATCACCGGGCAAAAGGTATGGACCAGTGGGGCCCAGTATTGCCACCGCGGCTTGGCCACCGTGCGTACCGACCCGGATGCGCCTAAGCACGCCGGCATCACCACCGTGATCATCGACATGAAAGCGGTGGGCGTTGAGGTGCGGCCATTGCGGCAGATCACCGGCGGATCGGAATTCAACGAGGTGTTCTTCAACGACGTGTTCGTCCCGGACGAGGACGTGGTCGGTGCACCCAACTCGGGGTGGACGGTCGCGCGGGCGACGCTGGGTAATGAGCGGGTCAGTATCGGCGGTAGCGGTTCGTTCTACCAGGGGTTGGCGGCGCAACTAGTGCAGCTGGCCCAGCAGCGGGCGGATCGGTTGGCGGGTGCGGAAATCCGCGTCGGAACCTACCTCGCCGAAGACCACGCGCTGCGGCTGCTGAACCTGCGTCGCGCCGCCCGCAGCGTCGAAGGAGCGGGCCCCGGCCCGGAAGGCAACATCACCAAACTGAAGCTGGCGGAGCACATGGTTGAGGGCGCGGCGATCTCGGCGGCGCTGCTGGGGCCCGAGGTGGCGCTGCTCGACGGGCCTGGCGCGGTGGCCGGCCGGTTGATCATGGGGGCTCGCGGTATGGCCATCGCCGGCGGCACCTCGGAAGTCACTCGCAACCAAATCGCCGAGCGGATTCTCGGCATGCCTCGCGACCCGCTGATCAACTAA
- a CDS encoding PPE family protein produces MFDESHYSELLPETNSRNMYTGPGTGSMVAAAGEWQHMIEEMSSGVVEPFGEILQRLQEQCSGPSARRMHNAATQFLSWLRRLEKQLEVTHQQTAYLCTAYTNAHRAMVSPAAITDNRADRDKLATTNQLGLNTPAIADLDAQYTQYGNRAVAVMRRYELLVLSALAAMTPWVAPPPITSRV; encoded by the coding sequence ATGTTTGACGAGTCTCACTACAGCGAACTACTGCCAGAGACCAACTCCCGCAACATGTATACCGGCCCGGGTACTGGCTCGATGGTCGCCGCCGCCGGGGAGTGGCAGCACATGATTGAGGAGATGTCTTCCGGAGTTGTTGAGCCGTTCGGCGAGATCCTCCAAAGGCTGCAAGAGCAGTGCTCGGGTCCGTCGGCGAGACGGATGCATAACGCGGCCACGCAGTTTCTGAGCTGGCTGCGTAGGCTCGAAAAGCAGCTCGAAGTGACCCACCAGCAGACCGCTTACCTCTGCACGGCCTATACCAATGCGCATCGGGCAATGGTGTCCCCGGCGGCGATCACCGATAACCGCGCTGACCGGGATAAGCTGGCGACGACCAACCAACTCGGGCTAAACACTCCGGCGATCGCCGACCTCGATGCGCAATACACGCAGTACGGGAACCGCGCCGTCGCGGTGATGCGGCGCTATGAATTATTGGTGCTTTCAGCGTTGGCGGCGATGACTCCGTGGGTGGCGCCACCGCCGATCACCAGCAGGGTCTAG
- a CDS encoding WXG100 family type VII secretion target, with protein sequence MSSINYQFGDIDAHGATIRAQAASLEATHQAILASVRDAADFWGGQGSAACEQFITDLGRNFQTIYEQANAHGQKVQAAGNNMADTDRSVGSAWA encoded by the coding sequence ATGTCCAGCATTAACTACCAGTTCGGGGATATTGACGCCCACGGCGCCACCATCCGCGCGCAAGCCGCGTCGTTGGAAGCCACCCATCAGGCCATCCTGGCCAGTGTGCGCGACGCCGCTGACTTTTGGGGCGGCCAGGGCTCGGCGGCATGCGAGCAGTTCATCACAGATTTGGGCCGCAACTTCCAGACGATTTATGAGCAGGCCAACGCCCACGGCCAAAAAGTGCAAGCCGCCGGTAACAACATGGCCGACACCGACCGCTCCGTCGGCTCCGCATGGGCCTAA
- a CDS encoding WXG100 family type VII secretion target — protein MTARFMTDPHAMRDMARRFEMHGQTVEDESHKMWASTLNIAGAGWSGTAQATSFDTMGQMNQAFRNIVNMLHEVRDQLGAAATRYEQQEQASQQILQGS, from the coding sequence ATGACCGCACGTTTTATGACCGATCCGCACGCGATGCGGGATATGGCGCGCCGTTTTGAGATGCACGGCCAGACGGTGGAGGACGAGTCACACAAGATGTGGGCCTCGACGCTGAACATCGCGGGTGCAGGCTGGAGCGGGACCGCGCAGGCAACCTCGTTTGACACCATGGGGCAGATGAATCAGGCGTTTCGCAACATCGTGAACATGCTGCACGAGGTGCGTGACCAGCTAGGTGCCGCCGCCACCCGCTACGAGCAGCAAGAGCAGGCCTCCCAGCAGATCCTGCAGGGTAGCTAA
- a CDS encoding PPE family protein, whose product MPNFNALPPEINVSNIKGPGSKPILIAAAAWESLEQDLSSAAEGWGPQIATAYEVFQGEAANKFSEAAVRYHEWLHKHALTAKCTAEYLIQAADAYEEAVRSMVPTVSIVKNRAAAWTMKSTNLLGQFTHKIMELDDEYHEMWATNAGVMNEYQFRIFDIMRQVEETGITPAPLVIHGSSKAFSGSHYSNIIEEL is encoded by the coding sequence GTGCCAAATTTCAACGCATTACCACCCGAGATCAATGTTAGCAATATTAAAGGTCCAGGTTCTAAGCCAATATTGATCGCTGCAGCAGCATGGGAAAGTCTAGAGCAAGATTTGTCTTCTGCGGCGGAGGGGTGGGGACCTCAAATTGCCACGGCGTACGAAGTGTTTCAAGGTGAGGCAGCGAACAAATTTTCAGAAGCGGCAGTACGGTACCATGAGTGGCTGCATAAACACGCCCTAACGGCCAAATGTACCGCCGAGTATCTCATTCAAGCGGCGGACGCTTACGAAGAGGCGGTCAGATCGATGGTGCCGACAGTTTCGATAGTGAAGAACCGCGCGGCTGCCTGGACTATGAAATCAACTAATCTTTTGGGACAATTCACCCACAAAATCATGGAGCTGGATGACGAATACCACGAGATGTGGGCCACCAATGCAGGCGTGATGAATGAGTATCAGTTTCGCATCTTCGATATCATGAGACAGGTTGAAGAAACAGGAATTACACCGGCTCCGCTAGTAATCCACGGCTCTTCCAAGGCCTTCAGCGGCTCTCATTACTCCAACATCATCGAAGAACTCTAG